The following are from one region of the Oncorhynchus nerka isolate Pitt River linkage group LG8, Oner_Uvic_2.0, whole genome shotgun sequence genome:
- the LOC115133402 gene encoding RNA-binding protein 4-like isoform X4, with product MDKSNTVKLFVGNLALDTTQEELSAIFESYGQVVSCSVLRQFAFVHLQGEGAAERAISELNGREFRGRNLVVEESRGRPLHSTKVFVGNLSGMCTTEDLQELFQTFGKVLECDKVKGYAFVHMENKEEALQAIEALHGTSFKGRPLSVELSKVQPSKQTPTGKIPCVSCGKQGHYAGECPVGKPSLEQYQSQAAVLAAAAAAAAGLPLQVQQSVHNSVYNTSTFDPTYAALTGHTTGTRTDGNPVNQAVYGALATQVYGANVANQLYGVQAANQAAALTQAGATQVYARSMNPSHAALYSQLSQIAASPAAAYSTPVYAHAMANHHHHHPGAVYLAAPGIEMPTTAAAINQAYALAPALYGGAQHAYGHMGMGAMSVSADPSAAIFEAARVQHYFAQGQQVLAEQQNAAAAQAAKSGERDRSPLRRSAGSLLPDPVMKPFMYQRAPKQRRPLLPTPAGRAAEEEAEAAEDPMTRYYAEYYQQYQQYQQLQQYQQLQQLQYAYPPPNHHAMAAIPAHAIAGHAHHHGQPGHVTALDSALRPVVPASAMVAVPRVYESPLPPPPNRKEAVLRRAPELSLHTPEPPFR from the exons ATGGACAAGAGCAACACGGTGAAGCTCTTCGTGGGGAACCTGGCTCTGGACACCACCCAGGAGGAGCTGTCGGCCATCTTTGAGTCGTATGGCCAGGTGGTCAGCTGCAGCGTTCTCCGACAGTTCGCCTTCGTACACCTACAG GGCGAGGGGGCTGCAGAGCGGGCCATCAGTGAGCTGAACGGCAGAGAGTTCCGTGGGAGGAACCTGGTGGTGGAGGAGTCCCGGGgcagaccgctccactccaccAAGGTGTTTGTGGGCAACCTGTCGGGCATGTGCACCACTGAGGACCTCCAGGAGCTCTTCCAGACCTTCGGCAAAGTACTGGAGTGCGACAAGGTCAAAG GATACGCCTTTGTGCACATGGAGAATAAGGAGGAGGCTCTACAGGCCATCGAGGCCCTCCACGGCACCTCCTTCAAGGGACGCCCGCTCTCCGTGGAGCTCTCTAAG GTACAGCCCTCTAAGCAAACCCCCACCGGGAAGATCCCCTGTGTGAGCTGTGGGAAGCAGGGCCACTATGCTGGGGAGTGCCCTGTAGGGAAGCCCTCTCTGGAACAGTACCAGAGCCAGGCTGCTGTGTTAGCTGCAGCCGCCGCCGCCGCAGCCGGCCTCCCCCTCCAGGTCCAGCAGAGCGTCCACAACTCTGTCTACAACACCTCGACCTTTGACCCCACATACGCGGCGCTGACGGGCCACACCACCGGCACGCGGACGGACGGCAACCCCGTCAACCAGGCAGTGTACGGTGCCCTGGCGACGCAGGTCTACGGCGCCAACGTGGCCAATCAGCTCTACGGAGTCCAGGCAGCAAATCAGGCGGCGGCGTTGACGCAGGCGGGCGCCACGCAGGTGTACGCCAGGTCCATGAACCCCAGCCACGCCGCCCTCTACAGTCAGCTCAGTCAGATCGCTGCCAGCCCCGCCGCTGCCTACTCCACACCCGTCTATGCGCATGCCATggccaaccaccaccaccaccacccagggGCCGTCTACCTGGCAGCCCCTGGCATAGAGATGCCTACGACCGCTGCTGCCATCAACCAGGCCTACGCCTTGGCACCGGCGCTCTATGGGGGCGCCCAGCATGCCTACGGTCACATGGGGATGGGAGCCATGAGCGTGTCGGCGGACCCGTCGGCGGCCATTTTTGAGGCGGCGAGGGTGCAGCACTACTTCGCCCAGGGACAGCAGGTTCTGGCCGAGCAGCAGAATGCGGCGGCGGCCCAAGCGGCAAAGTCCGGGGAAAGGGACCGGAGTCCCCTGAGGCGCTCGGCGGGGTCCCTGCTGCCCGACCCGGTCATGAAGCCCTTCATGTATCAGAGAGCGCCCAAGCAACGCCGGCCGCTGCTCCCCACCCCCGCTGGGCGAGCTGCAGAGGAGGAAGCGGAGGCTGCGGAGGATCCCATGACTAG gtaCTATGCAGAGTATTACCAGCAGTACCAACAGTACCAGCAACTCCAGCAGTACCAGCAACTCCAACAGCTCCAGTACGCCTACCCACCTCCCAACCACCACGCCATGGCCGCCATCCCTGCCCACGCCATTGCGGGCCACGCCCACCACCACGGCCAGCCCGGTCACGTCACGGCGCTGGACTCCGCCCTCAGGCCAGTGGTGCCCGCCTCCGCTATGGTGGCCGTGCCCAGAGTGTATGAGTCGCCGCTGCCGCCGCCACCGAACCGCAAGGAGGCCGTCCTCCGCCGAGCCCCCGAACTCTCCCTTCACACGCCTGAGCCCCCGTTCCGATAG
- the LOC115133402 gene encoding RNA-binding protein 14-like isoform X2, with translation MDKSNTVKLFVGNLALDTTQEELSAIFESYGQVVSCSVLRQFAFVHLQGEGAAERAISELNGREFRGRNLVVEESRGRPLHSTKVFVGNLSGMCTTEDLQELFQTFGKVLECDKVKGYAFVHMENKEEALQAIEALHGTSFKGRPLSVELSKVQPSKQTPTGKIPCVSCGKQGHYAGECPVGKPSLEQYQSQAAVLAAAAAAAAGLPLQVQQSVHNSVYNTSTFDPTYAALTGHTTGTRTDGNPVNQAVYGALATQVYGANVANQLYGVQAANQAAALTQAGATQVYARSMNPSHAALYSQLSQIAASPAAAYSTPVYAHAMANHHHHHPGAVYLAAPGIEMPTTAAAINQAYALAPALYGGAQHAYGHMGMGAMSVSADPSAAIFEAARVQHYFAQGQQVLAEQQNAAAAQAAKSGERDRSPLRRSAGSLLPDPVMKPFMYQRAPKQRRPLLPTPAGRAAEEEAEAAEDPMTREQYQQYAEYYQQQHQQYQQLQQLQYYAEYYQQYQQYQQLQQYQQLQQLQYAYPPPNHHAMAAIPAHAIAGHAHHHGQPGHVTALDSALRPVVPASAMVAVPRVYESPLPPPPNRKEAVLRRAPELSLHTPEPPFR, from the exons ATGGACAAGAGCAACACGGTGAAGCTCTTCGTGGGGAACCTGGCTCTGGACACCACCCAGGAGGAGCTGTCGGCCATCTTTGAGTCGTATGGCCAGGTGGTCAGCTGCAGCGTTCTCCGACAGTTCGCCTTCGTACACCTACAG GGCGAGGGGGCTGCAGAGCGGGCCATCAGTGAGCTGAACGGCAGAGAGTTCCGTGGGAGGAACCTGGTGGTGGAGGAGTCCCGGGgcagaccgctccactccaccAAGGTGTTTGTGGGCAACCTGTCGGGCATGTGCACCACTGAGGACCTCCAGGAGCTCTTCCAGACCTTCGGCAAAGTACTGGAGTGCGACAAGGTCAAAG GATACGCCTTTGTGCACATGGAGAATAAGGAGGAGGCTCTACAGGCCATCGAGGCCCTCCACGGCACCTCCTTCAAGGGACGCCCGCTCTCCGTGGAGCTCTCTAAG GTACAGCCCTCTAAGCAAACCCCCACCGGGAAGATCCCCTGTGTGAGCTGTGGGAAGCAGGGCCACTATGCTGGGGAGTGCCCTGTAGGGAAGCCCTCTCTGGAACAGTACCAGAGCCAGGCTGCTGTGTTAGCTGCAGCCGCCGCCGCCGCAGCCGGCCTCCCCCTCCAGGTCCAGCAGAGCGTCCACAACTCTGTCTACAACACCTCGACCTTTGACCCCACATACGCGGCGCTGACGGGCCACACCACCGGCACGCGGACGGACGGCAACCCCGTCAACCAGGCAGTGTACGGTGCCCTGGCGACGCAGGTCTACGGCGCCAACGTGGCCAATCAGCTCTACGGAGTCCAGGCAGCAAATCAGGCGGCGGCGTTGACGCAGGCGGGCGCCACGCAGGTGTACGCCAGGTCCATGAACCCCAGCCACGCCGCCCTCTACAGTCAGCTCAGTCAGATCGCTGCCAGCCCCGCCGCTGCCTACTCCACACCCGTCTATGCGCATGCCATggccaaccaccaccaccaccacccagggGCCGTCTACCTGGCAGCCCCTGGCATAGAGATGCCTACGACCGCTGCTGCCATCAACCAGGCCTACGCCTTGGCACCGGCGCTCTATGGGGGCGCCCAGCATGCCTACGGTCACATGGGGATGGGAGCCATGAGCGTGTCGGCGGACCCGTCGGCGGCCATTTTTGAGGCGGCGAGGGTGCAGCACTACTTCGCCCAGGGACAGCAGGTTCTGGCCGAGCAGCAGAATGCGGCGGCGGCCCAAGCGGCAAAGTCCGGGGAAAGGGACCGGAGTCCCCTGAGGCGCTCGGCGGGGTCCCTGCTGCCCGACCCGGTCATGAAGCCCTTCATGTATCAGAGAGCGCCCAAGCAACGCCGGCCGCTGCTCCCCACCCCCGCTGGGCGAGCTGCAGAGGAGGAAGCGGAGGCTGCGGAGGATCCCATGACTAG AGAGCAGTACCAACAGTATGCTGAGTACTACCAACAACAGCACCAACAGTACCAGCAGCTGCAGCAGTTACA gtaCTATGCAGAGTATTACCAGCAGTACCAACAGTACCAGCAACTCCAGCAGTACCAGCAACTCCAACAGCTCCAGTACGCCTACCCACCTCCCAACCACCACGCCATGGCCGCCATCCCTGCCCACGCCATTGCGGGCCACGCCCACCACCACGGCCAGCCCGGTCACGTCACGGCGCTGGACTCCGCCCTCAGGCCAGTGGTGCCCGCCTCCGCTATGGTGGCCGTGCCCAGAGTGTATGAGTCGCCGCTGCCGCCGCCACCGAACCGCAAGGAGGCCGTCCTCCGCCGAGCCCCCGAACTCTCCCTTCACACGCCTGAGCCCCCGTTCCGATAG
- the LOC115133402 gene encoding RNA-binding protein 14-like isoform X3, which yields MDKSNTVKLFVGNLALDTTQEELSAIFESYGQVVSCSVLRQFAFVHLQGEGAAERAISELNGREFRGRNLVVEESRGRPLHSTKVFVGNLSGMCTTEDLQELFQTFGKVLECDKVKARLSSSAGYAFVHMENKEEALQAIEALHGTSFKGRPLSVELSKVQPSKQTPTGKIPCVSCGKQGHYAGECPVGKPSLEQYQSQAAVLAAAAAAAAGLPLQVQQSVHNSVYNTSTFDPTYAALTGHTTGTRTDGNPVNQAVYGALATQVYGANVANQLYGVQAANQAAALTQAGATQVYARSMNPSHAALYSQLSQIAASPAAAYSTPVYAHAMANHHHHHPGAVYLAAPGIEMPTTAAAINQAYALAPALYGGAQHAYGHMGMGAMSVSADPSAAIFEAARVQHYFAQGQQVLAEQQNAAAAQAAKSGERDRSPLRRSAGSLLPDPVMKPFMYQRAPKQRRPLLPTPAGRAAEEEAEAAEDPMTRYYAEYYQQYQQYQQLQQYQQLQQLQYAYPPPNHHAMAAIPAHAIAGHAHHHGQPGHVTALDSALRPVVPASAMVAVPRVYESPLPPPPNRKEAVLRRAPELSLHTPEPPFR from the exons ATGGACAAGAGCAACACGGTGAAGCTCTTCGTGGGGAACCTGGCTCTGGACACCACCCAGGAGGAGCTGTCGGCCATCTTTGAGTCGTATGGCCAGGTGGTCAGCTGCAGCGTTCTCCGACAGTTCGCCTTCGTACACCTACAG GGCGAGGGGGCTGCAGAGCGGGCCATCAGTGAGCTGAACGGCAGAGAGTTCCGTGGGAGGAACCTGGTGGTGGAGGAGTCCCGGGgcagaccgctccactccaccAAGGTGTTTGTGGGCAACCTGTCGGGCATGTGCACCACTGAGGACCTCCAGGAGCTCTTCCAGACCTTCGGCAAAGTACTGGAGTGCGACAAGGTCAAAG CCAGGCTCTCCTCTTCTGCAGGATACGCCTTTGTGCACATGGAGAATAAGGAGGAGGCTCTACAGGCCATCGAGGCCCTCCACGGCACCTCCTTCAAGGGACGCCCGCTCTCCGTGGAGCTCTCTAAG GTACAGCCCTCTAAGCAAACCCCCACCGGGAAGATCCCCTGTGTGAGCTGTGGGAAGCAGGGCCACTATGCTGGGGAGTGCCCTGTAGGGAAGCCCTCTCTGGAACAGTACCAGAGCCAGGCTGCTGTGTTAGCTGCAGCCGCCGCCGCCGCAGCCGGCCTCCCCCTCCAGGTCCAGCAGAGCGTCCACAACTCTGTCTACAACACCTCGACCTTTGACCCCACATACGCGGCGCTGACGGGCCACACCACCGGCACGCGGACGGACGGCAACCCCGTCAACCAGGCAGTGTACGGTGCCCTGGCGACGCAGGTCTACGGCGCCAACGTGGCCAATCAGCTCTACGGAGTCCAGGCAGCAAATCAGGCGGCGGCGTTGACGCAGGCGGGCGCCACGCAGGTGTACGCCAGGTCCATGAACCCCAGCCACGCCGCCCTCTACAGTCAGCTCAGTCAGATCGCTGCCAGCCCCGCCGCTGCCTACTCCACACCCGTCTATGCGCATGCCATggccaaccaccaccaccaccacccagggGCCGTCTACCTGGCAGCCCCTGGCATAGAGATGCCTACGACCGCTGCTGCCATCAACCAGGCCTACGCCTTGGCACCGGCGCTCTATGGGGGCGCCCAGCATGCCTACGGTCACATGGGGATGGGAGCCATGAGCGTGTCGGCGGACCCGTCGGCGGCCATTTTTGAGGCGGCGAGGGTGCAGCACTACTTCGCCCAGGGACAGCAGGTTCTGGCCGAGCAGCAGAATGCGGCGGCGGCCCAAGCGGCAAAGTCCGGGGAAAGGGACCGGAGTCCCCTGAGGCGCTCGGCGGGGTCCCTGCTGCCCGACCCGGTCATGAAGCCCTTCATGTATCAGAGAGCGCCCAAGCAACGCCGGCCGCTGCTCCCCACCCCCGCTGGGCGAGCTGCAGAGGAGGAAGCGGAGGCTGCGGAGGATCCCATGACTAG gtaCTATGCAGAGTATTACCAGCAGTACCAACAGTACCAGCAACTCCAGCAGTACCAGCAACTCCAACAGCTCCAGTACGCCTACCCACCTCCCAACCACCACGCCATGGCCGCCATCCCTGCCCACGCCATTGCGGGCCACGCCCACCACCACGGCCAGCCCGGTCACGTCACGGCGCTGGACTCCGCCCTCAGGCCAGTGGTGCCCGCCTCCGCTATGGTGGCCGTGCCCAGAGTGTATGAGTCGCCGCTGCCGCCGCCACCGAACCGCAAGGAGGCCGTCCTCCGCCGAGCCCCCGAACTCTCCCTTCACACGCCTGAGCCCCCGTTCCGATAG
- the LOC115133402 gene encoding RNA-binding protein 14-like isoform X1, whose amino-acid sequence MDKSNTVKLFVGNLALDTTQEELSAIFESYGQVVSCSVLRQFAFVHLQGEGAAERAISELNGREFRGRNLVVEESRGRPLHSTKVFVGNLSGMCTTEDLQELFQTFGKVLECDKVKARLSSSAGYAFVHMENKEEALQAIEALHGTSFKGRPLSVELSKVQPSKQTPTGKIPCVSCGKQGHYAGECPVGKPSLEQYQSQAAVLAAAAAAAAGLPLQVQQSVHNSVYNTSTFDPTYAALTGHTTGTRTDGNPVNQAVYGALATQVYGANVANQLYGVQAANQAAALTQAGATQVYARSMNPSHAALYSQLSQIAASPAAAYSTPVYAHAMANHHHHHPGAVYLAAPGIEMPTTAAAINQAYALAPALYGGAQHAYGHMGMGAMSVSADPSAAIFEAARVQHYFAQGQQVLAEQQNAAAAQAAKSGERDRSPLRRSAGSLLPDPVMKPFMYQRAPKQRRPLLPTPAGRAAEEEAEAAEDPMTREQYQQYAEYYQQQHQQYQQLQQLQYYAEYYQQYQQYQQLQQYQQLQQLQYAYPPPNHHAMAAIPAHAIAGHAHHHGQPGHVTALDSALRPVVPASAMVAVPRVYESPLPPPPNRKEAVLRRAPELSLHTPEPPFR is encoded by the exons ATGGACAAGAGCAACACGGTGAAGCTCTTCGTGGGGAACCTGGCTCTGGACACCACCCAGGAGGAGCTGTCGGCCATCTTTGAGTCGTATGGCCAGGTGGTCAGCTGCAGCGTTCTCCGACAGTTCGCCTTCGTACACCTACAG GGCGAGGGGGCTGCAGAGCGGGCCATCAGTGAGCTGAACGGCAGAGAGTTCCGTGGGAGGAACCTGGTGGTGGAGGAGTCCCGGGgcagaccgctccactccaccAAGGTGTTTGTGGGCAACCTGTCGGGCATGTGCACCACTGAGGACCTCCAGGAGCTCTTCCAGACCTTCGGCAAAGTACTGGAGTGCGACAAGGTCAAAG CCAGGCTCTCCTCTTCTGCAGGATACGCCTTTGTGCACATGGAGAATAAGGAGGAGGCTCTACAGGCCATCGAGGCCCTCCACGGCACCTCCTTCAAGGGACGCCCGCTCTCCGTGGAGCTCTCTAAG GTACAGCCCTCTAAGCAAACCCCCACCGGGAAGATCCCCTGTGTGAGCTGTGGGAAGCAGGGCCACTATGCTGGGGAGTGCCCTGTAGGGAAGCCCTCTCTGGAACAGTACCAGAGCCAGGCTGCTGTGTTAGCTGCAGCCGCCGCCGCCGCAGCCGGCCTCCCCCTCCAGGTCCAGCAGAGCGTCCACAACTCTGTCTACAACACCTCGACCTTTGACCCCACATACGCGGCGCTGACGGGCCACACCACCGGCACGCGGACGGACGGCAACCCCGTCAACCAGGCAGTGTACGGTGCCCTGGCGACGCAGGTCTACGGCGCCAACGTGGCCAATCAGCTCTACGGAGTCCAGGCAGCAAATCAGGCGGCGGCGTTGACGCAGGCGGGCGCCACGCAGGTGTACGCCAGGTCCATGAACCCCAGCCACGCCGCCCTCTACAGTCAGCTCAGTCAGATCGCTGCCAGCCCCGCCGCTGCCTACTCCACACCCGTCTATGCGCATGCCATggccaaccaccaccaccaccacccagggGCCGTCTACCTGGCAGCCCCTGGCATAGAGATGCCTACGACCGCTGCTGCCATCAACCAGGCCTACGCCTTGGCACCGGCGCTCTATGGGGGCGCCCAGCATGCCTACGGTCACATGGGGATGGGAGCCATGAGCGTGTCGGCGGACCCGTCGGCGGCCATTTTTGAGGCGGCGAGGGTGCAGCACTACTTCGCCCAGGGACAGCAGGTTCTGGCCGAGCAGCAGAATGCGGCGGCGGCCCAAGCGGCAAAGTCCGGGGAAAGGGACCGGAGTCCCCTGAGGCGCTCGGCGGGGTCCCTGCTGCCCGACCCGGTCATGAAGCCCTTCATGTATCAGAGAGCGCCCAAGCAACGCCGGCCGCTGCTCCCCACCCCCGCTGGGCGAGCTGCAGAGGAGGAAGCGGAGGCTGCGGAGGATCCCATGACTAG AGAGCAGTACCAACAGTATGCTGAGTACTACCAACAACAGCACCAACAGTACCAGCAGCTGCAGCAGTTACA gtaCTATGCAGAGTATTACCAGCAGTACCAACAGTACCAGCAACTCCAGCAGTACCAGCAACTCCAACAGCTCCAGTACGCCTACCCACCTCCCAACCACCACGCCATGGCCGCCATCCCTGCCCACGCCATTGCGGGCCACGCCCACCACCACGGCCAGCCCGGTCACGTCACGGCGCTGGACTCCGCCCTCAGGCCAGTGGTGCCCGCCTCCGCTATGGTGGCCGTGCCCAGAGTGTATGAGTCGCCGCTGCCGCCGCCACCGAACCGCAAGGAGGCCGTCCTCCGCCGAGCCCCCGAACTCTCCCTTCACACGCCTGAGCCCCCGTTCCGATAG
- the LOC115133402 gene encoding RNA-binding protein 4B-like isoform X5, whose amino-acid sequence MDKSNTVKLFVGNLALDTTQEELSAIFESYGQVVSCSVLRQFAFVHLQGEGAAERAISELNGREFRGRNLVVEESRGRPLHSTKVFVGNLSGMCTTEDLQELFQTFGKVLECDKVKARLSSSAGYAFVHMENKEEALQAIEALHGTSFKGRPLSVELSKVQPSKQTPTGKIPCVSCGKQGHYAGECPVGKPSLEQYQSQAAVLAAAAAAAAGLPLQVQQSVHNSVYNTSTFDPTYAALTGHTTGTRTDGNPVNQAVYGALATQVYGANVANQLYGVQAANQAAALTQAGATQVYARSMNPSHAALYSQLSQIAASPAAAYSTPVYAHAMANHHHHHPGAVYLAAPGIEMPTTAAAINQAYALAPALYGGAQHAYGHMGMGAMSVSADPSAAIFEAARVQHYFAQGQQVLAEQQNAAAAQAAKSGERDRSPLRRSAGSLLPDPVMKPFMYQRAPKQRRPLLPTPAGRAAEEEAEAAEDPMTRDQCQQYAEYYQQQHQQYQQLQQLQ is encoded by the exons ATGGACAAGAGCAACACGGTGAAGCTCTTCGTGGGGAACCTGGCTCTGGACACCACCCAGGAGGAGCTGTCGGCCATCTTTGAGTCGTATGGCCAGGTGGTCAGCTGCAGCGTTCTCCGACAGTTCGCCTTCGTACACCTACAG GGCGAGGGGGCTGCAGAGCGGGCCATCAGTGAGCTGAACGGCAGAGAGTTCCGTGGGAGGAACCTGGTGGTGGAGGAGTCCCGGGgcagaccgctccactccaccAAGGTGTTTGTGGGCAACCTGTCGGGCATGTGCACCACTGAGGACCTCCAGGAGCTCTTCCAGACCTTCGGCAAAGTACTGGAGTGCGACAAGGTCAAAG CCAGGCTCTCCTCTTCTGCAGGATACGCCTTTGTGCACATGGAGAATAAGGAGGAGGCTCTACAGGCCATCGAGGCCCTCCACGGCACCTCCTTCAAGGGACGCCCGCTCTCCGTGGAGCTCTCTAAG GTACAGCCCTCTAAGCAAACCCCCACCGGGAAGATCCCCTGTGTGAGCTGTGGGAAGCAGGGCCACTATGCTGGGGAGTGCCCTGTAGGGAAGCCCTCTCTGGAACAGTACCAGAGCCAGGCTGCTGTGTTAGCTGCAGCCGCCGCCGCCGCAGCCGGCCTCCCCCTCCAGGTCCAGCAGAGCGTCCACAACTCTGTCTACAACACCTCGACCTTTGACCCCACATACGCGGCGCTGACGGGCCACACCACCGGCACGCGGACGGACGGCAACCCCGTCAACCAGGCAGTGTACGGTGCCCTGGCGACGCAGGTCTACGGCGCCAACGTGGCCAATCAGCTCTACGGAGTCCAGGCAGCAAATCAGGCGGCGGCGTTGACGCAGGCGGGCGCCACGCAGGTGTACGCCAGGTCCATGAACCCCAGCCACGCCGCCCTCTACAGTCAGCTCAGTCAGATCGCTGCCAGCCCCGCCGCTGCCTACTCCACACCCGTCTATGCGCATGCCATggccaaccaccaccaccaccacccagggGCCGTCTACCTGGCAGCCCCTGGCATAGAGATGCCTACGACCGCTGCTGCCATCAACCAGGCCTACGCCTTGGCACCGGCGCTCTATGGGGGCGCCCAGCATGCCTACGGTCACATGGGGATGGGAGCCATGAGCGTGTCGGCGGACCCGTCGGCGGCCATTTTTGAGGCGGCGAGGGTGCAGCACTACTTCGCCCAGGGACAGCAGGTTCTGGCCGAGCAGCAGAATGCGGCGGCGGCCCAAGCGGCAAAGTCCGGGGAAAGGGACCGGAGTCCCCTGAGGCGCTCGGCGGGGTCCCTGCTGCCCGACCCGGTCATGAAGCCCTTCATGTATCAGAGAGCGCCCAAGCAACGCCGGCCGCTGCTCCCCACCCCCGCTGGGCGAGCTGCAGAGGAGGAAGCGGAGGCTGCGGAGGATCCCATGACTAG AGACCAGTGTCAACAGTACGCTGAGTACTACCAACAACAGCACCAACAGTACCAGCAGCTCCAGCAGTTACAGTAA